In one window of Tenacibaculum mesophilum DNA:
- a CDS encoding 3'-5' exonuclease — translation MNLNLTKPIVFFDLETTGINIAKDRVVEISILKVFPNGNKESKTWLVNPEIEIPKEASEIHGITNEKVVAEPTFKELAPQINELIGDADLAGFNSNRFDIPLLAEELLRAGIDFNMNNRKAVDVQTIFHKKEQRTLSAGYQFYCGKELVGAHGAEADTKATYEILLAQVEKYEDLENSVEALSEFSTHGKRADFAGFILFNDKDQEIFSFGKYKGRTVEEVFKENPGYNAWIQNADFPLYTKKVLKEIKERMSAPKDTMTDEEKLQALQQKFNLR, via the coding sequence ATGAATTTAAATTTAACAAAACCAATCGTATTTTTTGATTTAGAAACAACAGGAATAAACATAGCTAAAGATAGAGTAGTTGAGATATCTATTTTAAAAGTGTTTCCTAATGGAAATAAAGAAAGTAAAACATGGTTGGTAAACCCAGAAATAGAAATACCTAAAGAAGCTTCAGAAATTCACGGAATTACAAACGAAAAAGTAGTTGCTGAGCCAACTTTTAAAGAATTAGCACCGCAAATTAATGAGTTAATAGGAGATGCAGATTTAGCAGGATTTAACTCTAATCGATTTGATATTCCTTTATTAGCAGAAGAGCTGCTGCGAGCAGGAATTGATTTTAATATGAATAATAGAAAAGCAGTTGATGTACAAACTATTTTTCATAAAAAAGAACAGAGAACACTAAGTGCTGGATATCAATTTTATTGTGGAAAAGAGTTAGTAGGAGCGCATGGAGCAGAAGCGGATACAAAGGCAACCTATGAAATTTTATTAGCACAGGTTGAAAAATATGAAGATTTAGAAAACTCAGTAGAAGCATTGAGTGAATTTTCAACCCACGGAAAAAGAGCAGATTTTGCAGGGTTTATTTTATTTAATGATAAAGATCAAGAAATTTTTTCTTTTGGAAAGTATAAGGGAAGAACTGTTGAAGAAGTATTTAAAGAAAACCCAGGATACAATGCTTGGATTCAGAATGCTGATTTTCCTTTGTACACAAAAAAGGTTTTAAAAGAAATAAAAGAACGAATGTCGGCACCGAAAGATACGATGACTGATGAAGAAAAGTTACAAGCCTTACAGCAAAAATTTAATTTAAGATAA
- a CDS encoding PPK2 family polyphosphate kinase: MNTNAYIFSKKRKLNEFSTKEVVDNAKKKLKKSRKKISDLQDTMYAEGKYSVLLCLQGMDTAGKDSLIREVFKDVNARGVVVHSFKVPTELELKHDFLWRHYIALPAKGKIGVFNRTHYENVLVTRVHPEYVFAENIPTVNNVDDLNDTFYHDRMERINQFERHISENGTIILKFFLNISKEEQKNRLLRRLNIPEKNWKFSAGDLEERKLWDKYQECYEDMLLRTSTNYAPWYVIPADDKPTARYIVAKTLEKELEKYNFKEPTLPKKVLDQIDEFKKELTNE, encoded by the coding sequence ATGAACACAAATGCCTACATATTTTCTAAAAAAAGAAAGTTAAATGAATTTTCTACTAAAGAAGTTGTTGATAATGCTAAGAAGAAGCTGAAAAAATCAAGAAAAAAAATTAGTGATTTACAAGACACAATGTACGCAGAAGGTAAGTATAGTGTTTTATTGTGTTTACAAGGAATGGATACAGCCGGTAAAGATAGTTTAATTCGAGAAGTTTTTAAAGATGTTAATGCACGTGGAGTAGTAGTGCATAGCTTTAAAGTACCAACAGAATTAGAATTAAAACATGATTTTTTATGGCGTCATTATATAGCCTTGCCTGCTAAAGGAAAAATAGGAGTTTTTAATCGTACACATTATGAGAATGTTTTGGTAACAAGAGTGCATCCAGAGTATGTTTTTGCCGAAAATATTCCCACAGTAAATAACGTTGATGATTTAAATGATACTTTTTATCATGATAGAATGGAGCGTATTAATCAGTTTGAAAGGCATATATCTGAAAACGGAACAATTATTTTAAAGTTTTTTTTAAATATATCTAAAGAAGAACAGAAAAACAGATTATTACGTAGATTAAATATTCCAGAAAAAAACTGGAAATTTTCTGCGGGTGATTTAGAAGAACGAAAGTTATGGGATAAATATCAAGAGTGTTATGAAGATATGTTGTTGAGAACATCAACAAATTATGCTCCTTGGTATGTAATACCTGCAGATGATAAACCTACAGCACGTTACATTGTAGCAAAAACATTAGAAAAAGAATTAGAAAAATATAATTTTAAAGAGCCTACACTGCCAAAGAAAGTGTTAGACCAAATAGATGAATTTAAAAAAGAATTAACGAACGAATAA